The sequence AACATCGGAATTCTGTCCCGTGGCCCCGAACTCTACTCCACCCGCCGCCTCGCCGAGGCAGCTGCCAAGCGGGGGCACGAGGTGCGGGTGGTGGATTACCTGCGCTGCTACATGAACATCACCTCCCGCCATCCCAAAGTGATTTATGCCGGCGAGGAGCTGAATTTTGATGCAGTGATTCCCCGTATCGGGGCCAGCTACACCTTTTACGGCGGCGCGGTGGTGCGGCAGTTCGAAACCATGCACACCCTGACCCTGAACGGCTCGGTCAGCATCATCCGCTCACGCGACAAGCTGCGCAGCCTGCAGCTGCTGGCCCGCGAGGGCATCGGCCTGCCGGTGACCAGCTTCGCGCACTCCACCAAGGACATTGACGGCCTGATAGACATCGTGGGGGGCGCACCGCTGGTGGTCAAGCTGATTGAGGGCACCCAGGGCAGCGGCGTGGTGCTGGCCGAAACCCGCAAGGCCGGCGAATCGGTTATTAGTGCCTTTCGGCAGCTGGACGCCAACATTCTGGTGCAGGAATTCGTGAAGGAGGCGGACGGCGAGGATATCCGCGCCCTGGTGGTGGGCGGCGAGGTGGTCGCCAGCATGATGCGTAAAGCTGCCGAGGGCGAGTTCCGCTCCAACCTGCACCGGGGCGGCCGGGCACTGCCGGTGGATATCAGCGAGGAAGAAGCCCAGACCGCCGTGAACGCTGCCCGCGTGATGGGCCTGGACGTGGCCGGCGTGGACCTGCTGCGCAGCAAAAACGGCCCGGTGGTCATGGAAGTC is a genomic window of Deinococcus proteolyticus MRP containing:
- the rimK gene encoding 30S ribosomal protein S6--L-glutamate ligase; amino-acid sequence: MNIGILSRGPELYSTRRLAEAAAKRGHEVRVVDYLRCYMNITSRHPKVIYAGEELNFDAVIPRIGASYTFYGGAVVRQFETMHTLTLNGSVSIIRSRDKLRSLQLLAREGIGLPVTSFAHSTKDIDGLIDIVGGAPLVVKLIEGTQGSGVVLAETRKAGESVISAFRQLDANILVQEFVKEADGEDIRALVVGGEVVASMMRKAAEGEFRSNLHRGGRALPVDISEEEAQTAVNAARVMGLDVAGVDLLRSKNGPVVMEVNSSPGLEGIEGSSGVDVADAVVAYLEKRHAEREGKRSAGQWSGSDTVL